A section of the Spirosoma pollinicola genome encodes:
- a CDS encoding GH92 family glycosyl hydrolase, protein MIRFHSLLLVLFVTLSSQAQDMAQRSPHISYSTGLTRYVDPFIGTGFHGHVFMGANVPFGAVQLGPTQMSQGWDWCSGYHYSDSLIVGFAHTHLNGTGIGDLGDVLLMPTIGPVKLTRGTTKDSRSGYASRFSHAQETARPGYYAVKLQRYNIDVALTATERVGLHQYKFPKASDAHIVLDLGEGVGDRPTETYLEKLNDSTLVGYRFSKGWASDQRLYFAVRLAKPIHQLTLYNDQTVVTDPSVKGIRVKGVLSFATQTNETILVKVGISPVSSLNALANIRAELPHWNFAGVAAAADAAWNKELGKIVVKTNDQNRLKIFYTALFHTQVAPSLFNDHNGDYRGADKQVYPKATFANMTTFSLWDTYRSAHPLFTLTQPRRVSDMVNSMLAIYDQQGKLPVWHLVGNETNTMPGNSAMPVIADACLKGISGFDVNRAFEAMKKSAMLDERGLKFVKSKGYIPADSLVESVARGLEYAIDDWAIAQVAKKLGKQDDYAYFSKRAKAYQQYFDPETRFMRGRVSDSDRRTPFSPVVSRHMKDDFAEGNVWQYTWLVPQDVEGLIALFKGEEEFTRKLDSLFVMKGDMGSEASNDITGLIGQYAHGNEPSHHITYLYGYVGQPWKTADKVRYILDSLYTTRPDGLIGNEDVGQMSAWYVLSSLGFYPVNPANGAYVFGSPVFDEVILNLESGKTFQLRIVNNSAANRYIKRVLLNGKPYTKSYLLHQTIMNGGTLTIDMDSKPSLTWGVPPADRPRSVSN, encoded by the coding sequence ATGATTCGATTCCATTCCCTGTTGCTGGTTCTGTTCGTCACCTTGTCCAGTCAGGCACAGGACATGGCGCAGCGGTCCCCACATATTTCCTATTCAACCGGACTAACCCGCTACGTCGATCCATTTATTGGAACAGGTTTTCATGGGCACGTTTTTATGGGGGCAAATGTGCCGTTTGGCGCTGTTCAGCTTGGCCCTACACAAATGTCTCAGGGATGGGACTGGTGCTCGGGCTACCATTATTCGGATTCGTTGATTGTCGGCTTTGCGCATACGCACCTTAACGGGACCGGTATTGGCGATTTGGGGGATGTGCTGCTCATGCCGACAATTGGTCCGGTCAAACTAACGCGAGGTACGACGAAAGATAGCCGGAGCGGCTACGCATCCCGGTTTTCGCACGCACAGGAAACGGCACGACCTGGCTACTACGCGGTGAAATTGCAACGCTACAACATCGACGTTGCCCTGACCGCTACTGAGCGGGTTGGTCTGCACCAGTACAAATTTCCCAAAGCCAGCGACGCGCATATTGTGCTTGACCTGGGCGAAGGGGTGGGCGATCGACCAACGGAAACGTACCTGGAAAAGCTGAACGACTCTACGCTGGTTGGCTACCGTTTTTCGAAGGGATGGGCATCCGATCAGCGGTTGTATTTCGCCGTTCGTCTCGCCAAACCAATTCATCAACTAACCCTGTACAATGACCAAACAGTGGTAACAGACCCGTCGGTCAAAGGCATTCGGGTAAAGGGTGTGTTAAGTTTTGCCACGCAGACGAACGAAACGATTCTGGTGAAAGTCGGCATCTCGCCCGTGAGTTCACTGAATGCGCTGGCGAACATTCGGGCCGAATTACCTCACTGGAATTTTGCCGGTGTCGCTGCGGCCGCCGACGCTGCCTGGAATAAAGAGCTTGGCAAGATTGTGGTGAAAACGAACGATCAAAACCGGCTCAAAATATTCTATACGGCCCTGTTTCACACGCAGGTGGCCCCCTCTCTGTTCAACGATCACAACGGCGATTATCGCGGTGCTGACAAGCAGGTTTACCCGAAGGCGACCTTCGCCAACATGACTACGTTTTCCTTGTGGGACACCTACCGGAGCGCCCATCCGCTATTCACACTAACACAGCCCCGGCGCGTTTCTGACATGGTGAATTCCATGCTGGCGATTTACGATCAGCAGGGAAAGCTGCCAGTCTGGCATTTGGTTGGTAACGAAACCAATACCATGCCCGGCAATAGCGCCATGCCCGTTATTGCCGATGCCTGTCTTAAAGGGATAAGCGGATTTGACGTAAACCGAGCGTTTGAGGCTATGAAGAAAAGCGCCATGCTGGATGAGCGGGGCTTGAAATTCGTCAAATCAAAAGGATACATACCCGCCGACAGTCTGGTTGAAAGTGTTGCCAGGGGACTTGAATACGCTATTGATGACTGGGCCATTGCGCAAGTTGCAAAGAAGTTGGGAAAGCAGGATGACTACGCTTATTTCAGCAAGCGGGCTAAAGCCTATCAACAGTATTTCGATCCGGAAACACGGTTTATGCGCGGACGCGTATCGGACAGCGACCGACGAACGCCGTTTAGTCCGGTAGTATCCCGGCACATGAAAGATGATTTTGCCGAAGGAAACGTCTGGCAGTATACCTGGCTGGTACCTCAGGATGTAGAAGGATTGATTGCGTTGTTCAAGGGCGAAGAGGAGTTTACCCGGAAGCTTGATTCGCTGTTCGTCATGAAGGGCGATATGGGTAGTGAAGCCTCGAACGATATTACAGGACTGATTGGACAATACGCTCACGGAAATGAACCAAGCCACCACATTACGTACCTATACGGTTATGTTGGTCAGCCCTGGAAAACCGCTGATAAAGTGCGCTATATTCTAGACAGTCTGTACACAACCCGTCCCGACGGTCTGATTGGCAACGAAGACGTCGGGCAGATGTCGGCCTGGTACGTCCTGTCATCATTGGGTTTTTATCCGGTCAATCCCGCCAACGGAGCCTATGTATTTGGCAGTCCCGTGTTTGATGAAGTAATCCTCAATCTGGAAAGCGGCAAAACATTTCAGCTACGTATCGTAAACAATAGTGCCGCCAATCGCTACATCAAACGCGTACTGTTAAACGGTAAGCCTTACACGAAGTCTTATCTGCTGCATCAGACAATCATGAACGGCGGAACGCTTACGATCGACATGGACAGCAAACCCAGCCTCACCTGGGGAGTCCCGCCCGCCGACCGACCACGATCCGTTTCAAATTGA
- a CDS encoding RNA polymerase sigma factor, with protein sequence MKQTEDQVYIDKIKQGDSASYAFLVDRYKHMAYTIALRIMRNAEDAEDAAQEGFVKAYQQLHRFEGKSKFSTWLYTIVYRVAITKLEQQRVATVPIHEEITETHLHHYQTPQLEQLQVSEQQNYIKAAIGRLPATEGLVITLYYLDEKSIREIEAITGLSESNIKVKLFRARRVLEEQLRFLL encoded by the coding sequence GTGAAGCAAACGGAAGATCAGGTCTATATCGATAAAATTAAACAGGGCGACTCGGCTTCCTATGCTTTCCTTGTTGATCGGTATAAGCACATGGCCTATACGATTGCGCTACGGATTATGCGAAATGCGGAAGATGCTGAGGACGCTGCACAGGAAGGGTTTGTCAAAGCGTATCAGCAACTGCACCGGTTTGAGGGAAAATCGAAGTTCTCCACCTGGCTCTACACCATTGTCTACCGGGTAGCCATTACTAAGTTAGAACAGCAGCGAGTGGCAACGGTGCCAATTCATGAAGAAATCACCGAGACCCATCTGCATCATTACCAGACTCCTCAGTTGGAGCAACTACAGGTATCCGAGCAGCAGAACTATATCAAGGCCGCTATCGGACGATTACCGGCAACAGAAGGATTAGTAATCACGTTGTATTACCTTGACGAGAAGTCAATCAGGGAGATCGAAGCGATTACCGGTTTATCGGAATCGAACATCAAGGTAAAATTATTCCGGGCCAGAAGAGTGCTGGAAGAGCAGTTGCGTTTTTTATTGTAA
- a CDS encoding DUF6249 domain-containing protein, giving the protein MSGDDLKHILIFLGAFASIFGIVYVFLMTRSRERMAMIERGVDASIFSGNGSISPTLKFGMLFVGIAIGMIVADVVANVMYTYYGFSKGISFPAMIFLFGGISLILNFVIERKLSKKK; this is encoded by the coding sequence ATGAGCGGTGACGACTTAAAACATATATTGATATTCCTTGGCGCATTTGCCAGTATTTTCGGCATCGTGTACGTATTCCTGATGACACGTTCCCGGGAGCGGATGGCCATGATCGAACGGGGAGTCGATGCGTCGATATTTTCGGGCAATGGCTCGATTTCACCTACCCTGAAATTCGGGATGCTATTCGTCGGGATCGCCATCGGAATGATCGTTGCGGATGTTGTTGCGAATGTTATGTACACCTATTATGGATTCAGTAAAGGTATCTCTTTCCCAGCCATGATATTTTTATTCGGGGGGATTAGCTTAATCCTCAACTTCGTTATTGAGCGAAAATTGTCTAAGAAAAAGTGA
- a CDS encoding IS110 family transposase yields MDFCYFIGIDIAKDTLDWAVYHTQQGIVLSVHADNTLKSIKQTLDQLKRLPGWNSANAVFCMEHTGIYNSHLLELLYKLKLAIWLESSLQIKQAGGMQRGKNDKVDAQRIAQYAFRFRDQMRLWTPPREVIQKLAFLSATRQRLNQAGPPVRYNLLAVPVAEQDTFIDKKLQKTLKGNVKKSLAALRGEQKAIDQQIHELIQSDQHLKELFDLMISVPGIGPVIATELLIATNEMQTINDPKKLACHAGVAPFDRAACAVPFR; encoded by the coding sequence ATGGACTTTTGCTACTTCATTGGGATTGACATTGCCAAAGACACTTTAGACTGGGCCGTTTATCATACTCAGCAGGGAATCGTGCTGAGTGTTCACGCCGACAACACGCTCAAAAGCATCAAGCAGACCTTAGACCAGCTAAAGCGCCTTCCAGGCTGGAATTCAGCAAACGCTGTGTTCTGTATGGAACATACAGGCATCTATAATTCACACCTACTAGAGCTACTCTACAAGTTGAAACTTGCCATCTGGTTAGAGTCTTCCTTACAGATCAAGCAAGCGGGAGGCATGCAACGGGGTAAGAACGATAAGGTAGATGCCCAGCGTATCGCTCAATATGCCTTTCGTTTTCGCGACCAGATGCGCTTATGGACACCACCCCGCGAAGTTATCCAGAAATTAGCGTTCCTGAGTGCCACTCGTCAGCGCCTTAATCAAGCCGGTCCGCCGGTGCGGTATAATCTATTGGCTGTTCCTGTCGCCGAGCAAGACACATTTATTGACAAGAAGCTCCAAAAGACCTTAAAAGGTAATGTCAAAAAATCCCTGGCTGCCCTTCGAGGAGAACAAAAAGCTATCGACCAACAAATTCATGAGCTCATTCAATCAGACCAACACTTAAAAGAGCTGTTTGACTTAATGATCTCTGTACCTGGTATTGGCCCGGTGATTGCGACCGAGTTGTTAATTGCTACCAACGAGATGCAGACCATCAATGACCCTAAAAAACTGGCTTGCCATGCCGGGGTGGCTCCTTTTGACAGGGCCGCCTGTGCGGTACCGTTCCGGTAG
- a CDS encoding transposase has product MRYRSGSSIRGRTKVSHQARKRLKALVHLGTMSAIQVAGDFQEYYARKLKEGKPKMLVINAARNKLIHRVCAVVRRGEKYDKNYRPALV; this is encoded by the coding sequence GTGCGGTACCGTTCCGGTAGTAGCATCCGCGGTCGAACGAAAGTAAGCCACCAAGCACGCAAACGCCTGAAAGCTCTGGTTCATCTGGGTACTATGTCGGCCATTCAGGTGGCCGGTGACTTTCAGGAGTACTACGCTCGTAAACTCAAAGAAGGAAAGCCCAAGATGTTGGTCATCAATGCCGCTCGCAACAAGCTGATTCACCGTGTCTGCGCCGTAGTGCGCCGGGGCGAAAAATATGACAAAAATTATAGGCCAGCACTTGTTTAA
- a CDS encoding outer membrane beta-barrel family protein: MKIITILSISILLLCVQIGVAQKQSTGYSIRGTIADSASHQALTFITVNLMKSPNTVLKADYSQADGSFSFAGLDAGSYSLAIVGVSYRSKRISVELADSGEKIKELGIIPLSPDIVGLNEVVVTAIKQIVKQEIDRITYDLQADPESKVFSVLEMMRKVPLLSLDGDNNILMKGNGDFKILINGKPSSMMERNYKDILRSMPASSIERIEVITSPPAKYDAEGLAGIINIITTKKLDNGYNGSFNLSERFPSGGPGLGGTISAKLGKFGISAFGGANMQTNLPIRGGVQRITTGEEPTTLLQESTIGSKSRTAYLGYEMSYEIDTLNLIAVQLNLNGNKSDVNSIQTSTLMRSDVRLQGYNLSTNRMGNGNGLDASLNYQHSFRADKNRLLTFSYRYLMYGDQQASELSLTNRVNYAMPNYRQVNDQHFAEQTVQIDYVHPIRRHQIEVGLKGILRDNRSDFQYAIADSITGQFVTQPTISNRFRNTQNVFGGYATYQYAWKSWGLKSGLRIEETVIDADFISVDSRVKRMYFNLIPSVSVNRKFKNNSGLTLGYTQRIQRPGIYQLNPFVDRSNPNFERTGNPDLRPALVNDIQLTFSGTGKAQLNMGLGFTFLRNMVFPVSVYDSTTNITRTSYGNTGTAKLPNVFVNLNYPITKRWNVSINSRFAYGMVQGLVNSVLIKNEGLMYNVAVSTNYRLPKDWRLTANLQLNGRGVNLQGKTNSLVSSSFSINKDLIKDKFAIAGSINNPFRTYRENSATTLGPDFQQTNFRWDYFRSFTVSLNYKFGKLKESIKKSKRGIRNDDIQSGS; encoded by the coding sequence ATGAAAATCATAACTATACTTTCGATATCGATACTCCTGCTTTGTGTACAGATAGGGGTTGCCCAAAAACAATCGACAGGCTATTCAATTCGCGGAACCATCGCTGATTCGGCAAGCCATCAAGCGTTGACATTCATAACGGTTAACTTGATGAAGAGCCCCAACACCGTTCTGAAAGCAGACTACTCCCAAGCGGATGGCTCATTTTCGTTTGCGGGGCTGGACGCGGGAAGCTACTCGCTGGCTATAGTGGGCGTGAGTTACAGAAGCAAACGGATTTCGGTTGAGTTGGCGGATTCGGGTGAGAAAATAAAAGAATTAGGCATCATACCGCTTAGTCCTGACATCGTGGGCCTGAACGAAGTGGTCGTAACGGCTATAAAACAGATTGTGAAGCAGGAAATAGACCGGATTACCTACGACCTTCAGGCTGATCCTGAAAGTAAAGTATTTAGTGTATTGGAGATGATGCGAAAGGTGCCGCTGCTTTCGCTGGATGGAGATAATAATATCCTGATGAAGGGAAATGGTGATTTTAAGATCCTGATCAATGGAAAACCGTCGAGTATGATGGAGCGAAACTATAAGGATATTCTTCGAAGTATGCCCGCATCCTCCATCGAGCGCATTGAAGTGATCACGTCGCCCCCGGCCAAATATGATGCCGAAGGGTTGGCAGGAATCATTAACATTATCACCACGAAAAAGCTGGATAATGGCTACAACGGTTCTTTTAATCTCAGCGAACGTTTCCCGTCTGGCGGGCCAGGTTTGGGAGGAACGATCTCGGCCAAACTGGGCAAATTCGGTATCTCAGCATTCGGCGGTGCCAATATGCAGACTAATCTCCCAATTCGGGGGGGTGTTCAGCGAATTACGACAGGAGAAGAACCGACTACTCTTTTGCAGGAAAGCACGATAGGATCAAAAAGTCGAACGGCGTACCTGGGCTATGAAATGAGTTATGAAATTGATACGCTAAACCTGATCGCTGTCCAACTTAACCTGAACGGCAACAAGTCAGACGTTAACTCGATACAAACCAGCACTTTGATGCGTTCGGATGTTCGTTTGCAGGGGTATAACCTGTCAACTAATCGTATGGGAAATGGAAATGGCCTAGATGCATCCCTGAATTACCAACACAGTTTTCGGGCGGATAAAAACCGGTTGCTGACCTTCTCGTACCGGTATTTAATGTATGGGGACCAACAGGCGAGTGAGTTGAGCCTTACCAACCGGGTAAATTATGCCATGCCCAACTATAGGCAGGTGAATGACCAGCATTTTGCGGAACAGACGGTTCAGATAGATTATGTCCATCCCATCAGGAGACACCAGATCGAAGTGGGTTTAAAAGGCATTTTACGGGATAACCGAAGCGATTTTCAGTATGCTATTGCGGATTCCATAACAGGCCAGTTCGTGACTCAACCGACGATCAGTAACCGATTCAGGAATACGCAGAATGTTTTTGGCGGCTATGCAACCTATCAGTATGCATGGAAAAGCTGGGGTTTAAAATCAGGGCTACGTATAGAAGAAACCGTTATCGACGCCGACTTTATTTCGGTCGATTCCAGAGTGAAAAGGATGTACTTTAACCTTATCCCTTCTGTGTCTGTAAATCGGAAATTCAAGAATAATAGTGGCCTTACGCTGGGCTACACACAGCGAATCCAGCGGCCGGGGATTTATCAGTTAAATCCCTTCGTGGATCGTTCTAATCCGAATTTCGAGCGAACCGGCAATCCTGATCTTCGGCCCGCTCTTGTCAATGACATCCAGCTAACGTTCAGCGGAACAGGAAAAGCCCAACTGAATATGGGTTTGGGATTCACTTTTCTTCGGAACATGGTTTTCCCCGTTTCAGTATATGATTCAACGACAAATATTACGCGGACATCCTATGGAAACACAGGCACGGCGAAGCTCCCAAACGTGTTCGTGAACCTCAATTATCCAATTACCAAACGGTGGAATGTAAGCATAAACAGCCGGTTCGCATATGGAATGGTACAGGGTTTAGTAAACAGCGTATTGATTAAGAATGAAGGATTGATGTACAACGTCGCGGTATCGACCAATTACAGACTCCCAAAAGACTGGCGGCTGACCGCTAATCTGCAATTGAATGGGCGAGGGGTTAATCTACAGGGTAAGACAAATAGCCTTGTAAGCTCTTCATTCAGTATTAATAAAGACCTGATTAAGGACAAATTTGCCATTGCGGGTTCGATCAACAACCCGTTCCGTACCTATAGAGAAAACAGTGCCACTACGTTAGGTCCTGATTTTCAGCAGACTAATTTTCGTTGGGACTACTTCCGGTCATTTACTGTTAGTTTGAACTATAAATTTGGCAAGCTCAAGGAGTCGATTAAAAAGAGCAAACGCGGCATTCGTAATGATGATATTCAGAGTGGAAGTTAG
- a CDS encoding ABC transporter permease — MLYTYVKIVWRNMVYQKLYSLINVSSLAIAITAVLLIMTWVQNELRFDVDQPESERIYLVTNREQTDIKQNTLWEHSPYPLANVMTRQFPEVELVAQMTRSQHEEVNLHVNDQVFTEAYTAYVDDNWLKLFHYEVLEGSIDAFSAHPYSLILTESKAKTLFGLSHVTGHRVRIDSTDYIVRAVVKDNAVNSSFQFDVILPLASQLNTKLRQEEANNWVYATHRTFVRLRPTADPAQTAQKITRLYVRHRDKKNLTASLLPLQELHVENGFKVSAFLHGDPTTVKIFTLLAIMLLLAACINYVNLTVARTSVRSKEIGVRKMVGASRIQLFWQIIAECVMTSGVALGLALMLVSASLPTFNEFVDRTFELNLLEWPTIWMVLSCWVATLLLISIYPALLLSSINPIHLFQGMVFFRVDRSLLRQILSSIQFGLTVVMILGAIVVYRQFSFMQSQHKGYGHSQLFTVQVPREHVTISSFEESQAYQKQLESRLQALKQHLQAQTSVKEVVRLNMSSVVNNGYTISGGIDWEGRPSNFQPAYIPYSADEDLDKVMKFQFVEGRWFDPHLSSDQGNVVLNETAVKQFGLTPPIIGKQFNRGKIIGVIKDFYHQSLHAKIDPVVIQTNLPNRVSFLIESHPGQVTKALETVLTSFQKQFPGEPQQYTFVDQEFDQLYRADKKALQFTLWSCGLSILIACMGLLGMMIFATEQRRKEIGVRKVLGASVQSIVRLLSKDFLKQMVIAFIVASPIALYCVNRWLQSFAYKVTLELWMFIVAGVLAIGIALVTISIQAIKAAMANPVNTLRRD, encoded by the coding sequence ATGCTCTACACGTATGTCAAGATTGTCTGGCGCAACATGGTTTATCAGAAACTATACAGCCTGATCAACGTTAGCAGCTTAGCCATTGCGATCACCGCTGTGCTGCTGATAATGACATGGGTACAAAATGAACTTCGATTTGATGTCGACCAACCCGAATCCGAACGAATCTATCTGGTTACAAATCGTGAACAAACCGACATCAAGCAAAATACCCTCTGGGAGCATAGTCCTTATCCACTAGCCAATGTCATGACCAGGCAGTTTCCCGAAGTGGAATTGGTTGCTCAGATGACCCGATCTCAACATGAAGAAGTCAATTTGCACGTCAATGATCAGGTCTTTACGGAGGCCTATACCGCCTACGTCGATGATAACTGGTTGAAACTCTTTCACTACGAAGTCCTGGAAGGGTCTATCGACGCGTTTTCAGCTCATCCCTACAGCTTGATTCTAACTGAGTCGAAGGCCAAAACCTTATTCGGGTTGAGTCACGTTACAGGTCATCGTGTGCGCATCGATTCAACCGACTACATCGTTAGGGCCGTTGTCAAAGACAACGCGGTCAATTCCAGCTTTCAGTTCGATGTCATTCTACCCCTTGCCTCCCAACTGAACACTAAACTCAGGCAAGAGGAAGCAAACAATTGGGTCTATGCCACCCACCGTACCTTCGTCCGACTGCGACCCACGGCAGATCCGGCCCAAACTGCACAGAAAATTACCCGCTTGTATGTTCGCCATCGAGACAAAAAAAACTTGACCGCTAGTCTGCTGCCTTTACAGGAATTACATGTTGAAAACGGATTCAAAGTGTCTGCTTTTCTTCATGGTGATCCAACGACGGTGAAGATTTTTACGTTGCTGGCCATCATGCTATTACTGGCTGCCTGTATAAATTATGTGAATCTAACGGTAGCCCGAACGAGTGTCCGTTCAAAGGAAATTGGCGTCAGAAAAATGGTAGGCGCCAGCCGGATTCAGTTATTCTGGCAAATCATTGCTGAATGTGTAATGACCAGTGGCGTGGCCCTGGGATTGGCCCTGATGTTGGTATCGGCCAGCTTGCCTACATTCAACGAATTTGTGGATCGGACTTTTGAATTAAACCTGCTGGAATGGCCTACGATCTGGATGGTACTCAGTTGCTGGGTAGCGACATTACTGCTAATCAGCATTTATCCAGCCCTGCTGCTTTCTTCGATCAACCCCATTCATCTTTTTCAGGGTATGGTTTTTTTTCGGGTCGACCGATCCCTACTCCGTCAGATTCTGAGCTCCATCCAGTTTGGTCTGACTGTGGTAATGATCCTGGGAGCTATCGTCGTATATCGGCAGTTCTCGTTCATGCAAAGTCAACATAAAGGATATGGGCACAGCCAGTTGTTTACCGTCCAGGTTCCCAGAGAACATGTTACCATTTCCAGTTTCGAGGAATCCCAGGCTTATCAAAAACAGTTAGAATCCCGCCTGCAGGCCTTGAAACAACATCTTCAGGCGCAGACATCTGTTAAAGAAGTAGTTCGTCTAAATATGTCATCCGTGGTAAATAACGGTTATACAATTTCGGGCGGTATCGACTGGGAAGGTCGTCCGTCAAATTTCCAGCCAGCGTACATTCCCTATTCAGCCGATGAAGATCTGGATAAGGTAATGAAGTTCCAATTCGTGGAGGGACGCTGGTTTGACCCTCATCTGAGTTCGGATCAAGGGAATGTTGTACTAAATGAAACCGCCGTTAAGCAGTTTGGGCTAACCCCGCCCATTATTGGCAAACAGTTTAACAGGGGGAAGATCATTGGGGTGATAAAGGATTTTTATCACCAGAGTCTGCACGCGAAAATTGACCCGGTGGTCATTCAAACCAATCTGCCAAACAGGGTATCTTTTTTGATCGAAAGCCATCCAGGGCAGGTTACAAAAGCTTTAGAGACGGTACTGACTAGCTTTCAGAAGCAGTTCCCTGGTGAGCCGCAACAGTATACATTCGTGGATCAGGAGTTTGATCAGCTTTACAGGGCAGATAAGAAAGCCCTACAGTTTACTCTATGGTCTTGTGGTTTGAGCATTCTGATTGCCTGTATGGGTCTTCTGGGCATGATGATATTTGCCACTGAGCAACGTCGAAAAGAAATCGGAGTACGCAAAGTCCTGGGCGCATCTGTGCAAAGTATTGTGAGGTTACTGTCAAAAGATTTTCTAAAGCAGATGGTCATTGCCTTCATAGTTGCATCACCCATTGCTCTGTATTGTGTGAATCGGTGGCTACAAAGTTTTGCTTACAAAGTGACCCTGGAGCTATGGATGTTTATCGTAGCAGGTGTACTGGCAATAGGCATTGCCTTGGTAACGATTTCGATTCAAGCTATAAAAGCAGCTATGGCCAACCCGGTCAATACGTTGCGAAGGGACTGA